The Periophthalmus magnuspinnatus isolate fPerMag1 chromosome 17, fPerMag1.2.pri, whole genome shotgun sequence sequence AGATCCACCCTGAGTCCAGGGCAGATGGCAAACTCCTCAATGGCTCTGCTAATCTGAAAGATCTTGTTGGTAATAGCCTCTTTAGCTGGCCCTGAATATAAACAAGTGTCAATATTTGAATCGTGCAGTGGAAATGGAATGTTATTATGCATTGACTGTTTATGACACAAATGCGCATCAACATTCAGAGAGTGTCCTGCTAAGCTAGAGCATTATCATGCACTGCCCGTCCAGACAAAGTCTTTATCCAAGCACGGTACACTTGAGCCTTGTTAAATGTCTCTCTGACTTCTCTCCTCACACTATTTTTCACTTGGCCTGTGCCACTGCGTGCTCTGGCCTCTCCAGTTACCCTACCTCCGTTTGCCACGTTGAACTTAATGCCAAAGTATCCCTCTGGTCCCCCGGGGTTATGGCTGGCGGTGAGAATGATGCCGCCAATAGCTTTGTATTTCCTGATCACACAGGAGAGGGCGGGTGTGGACAGTATCCCATGGTGACCTATAATGACACGCCCCACCTGTACAAATGCCACAGATGTGAAAGCAGCTCATGTGCACATCCTAATTTATCCCTGTGAGGGAAAGGCATCATTAAATATTAGGTAAGTGTTTCATATCACTTCAAAAAACTAACACTGTATTCAGTTTCAGTACACAAGCGACAGTCCCAGCCAGTCACATGACAGTCAATCATTAGAGTAACATGATGTGTCTCCTTCTCAGATATTGGTATTTAAttgtatattgtttatttgtgcaATCACTTCATTCAGTCCCATAGCAACAAAAAGATTTTTAAATAGTAGTCAGCTTGATTAGGTAAGGTCAGTTGTCTTCATGAACAtaataaaagagaaagaaagagaaagaaacaaaagaaaaatgttgtAATTATTTCTTTCTAACCATGAGTCATGcttttcacacaaacaaacccacAGCAGAACACAAAGCACTGACCCCATTGGCTGCTGCCATTTGCACAGTGACCTCAATGGCAGTTCTGTTGAAAAATCGCCCATCTCCTCCAAGCACCACGGTGGATCCCTGGCGGTCGCGCAGGTCGATGGAGGAGAAGATACTCTGGATGAAGTTGTGCAGATAGTATGGTCTGGCCTGAAACAAAGAGACCCTTTTCCTGAGACCACTGGtgcctggtctctggtccggatAAGGAGCTGTGGCCACTGTGAGCACCTGCAGAGGGCCAGTATCCATCTTTTATGGAAACTTCAGTCTAATTCTGCAGTTTGGAGAGCTATTGTTGAGAGGAATTCCCCAGCCTATCGACATGGGGGCATTACATAGGCTTAGAATGGGAGGGTGAAGGTTTAGCCCCTCCTATAATGCGATGCAGCCAGGAAGCACATGGGGACTTCTGAATCCCAAAATAACATTTGAGTTCAGACCAGTGTGTGGCAAAGTGAAGACGCTGCCCCACACATGTGCAGGGATATCACTGTCAAGGCTCTGGGCCCAGTCACAAAGAAGGGGGTGTGGCTTAGGTATTATGGGAGAAACTTATGTGGGTGTGAGTGCTGCAGCAGTGTACAGTAAATGATGTGTAAAGGGAAGTGTGACTATGAAGCAGCATTTTTTCAGGAGCACAATGTCCAAAAGGGAGAGCAGAAAATGTTAACTATGATCGCAGGGTGCTTTAAAACATACTGAAAATGACATAATAATTTGTAATAGCATGTTTAGTAGCAGTTCAATTACATTCAAAGTCTATCAGCTTTAGTAGTGAATCTTTGCTGGACAACAGTGCCCCCTATAGTGAAGTGttgttttaaaaacaataaacagaaaaacagtaTACAGATCAAGTAGATTGACAAGTAATAATAACTTAAAAGTTAAAGATGTATAttgtttttgaatatatttgcgTGCATATTCAGATTTATTTGTATaagttgtttatttactttattaaatAATACAAGCATAAAACTCTAAATGTTTAGTTGATACTGACAATATCTAGTTTCCAGaacatataacaataaaaagtcCTGGGTCAATATGACCCAAAGTGGTTTTCACATGATATCATAACTTTTTATGGATCTGTATAGTTTAATTAATATCGGTTTATATTGTTATACTgttttttataaacaaaattaaGACATTCCTATAAAATTCATACAACGCTAAAGGCTCCTGTCCCCATCCGGGGGTATGGCACAACAGTTCACTGAGAACATcttatttttcatgtgtttttttatatccTATGTAGTCCACTAGAGGTCGCTGCACATTGCAAATCTTTTCCATCCCTCTCCACCCAGGAGGCCTCGAGGATCAGAGATGAGGGGAGAGCTGAAGACGCCCCACAGACATTTGGGTGAACTTTAAAGAGGATGAGCCCCTTCGCCCTGCTCTCCACTGGATCCCCCTCTTTTGCCCTGGACGCCTCCTTGACTTAAAGTATTTCCCGTTTAGGTTAGTGCCTCCACATGGATGAAACCACCATCCACCTATAAGAAGaattcatatcacacaagtTACAAATAAATTTGATACACCTTTTACATGTCAAATTTTGAATTAGTTCACACTGTAAAATACATGATGCTGTCAAGATTTGAATCTCATCTTATACTGGTTTTATGTGCTTTTTACATCTACAATAGACTACTgattaattattatatattttgtatactGAGTTCTACCTGTGTCTTGGATGCAGTTGTGATGATGCTGTTTGCCATTGTCCCTGTCCTTTGTGGAAAACGTTGTATTTGTCTGGTTACCCATGACATCGGGCAGGTCGTGAGACAGTGGTGAAAGATGAATGGTATAGTTGCTCTGTGGGCCTTCAAGAGCAAATCTATATTCAAAAACTCGCCGGAGCTGTTTGCACTCCTCCAGATGGATGTGGAGGACGGAGTTTCCCTGGACAGAGAGGGAGTGGATACGACTGAGGCCCAGCCAAAACTCCCCTGTGAGAAAGATAAAACAATCAATGCAGTTCAACAAGACGTCTCTGAGTCAAAGTGCAGGTAGAAATACTGCAAATGTGATTTATATTTCCTCCTACCCACCTTGTAAATCTCCAAATCCACTTTCATACTTTTCCCAGTTTTGATCAAAATTTATCGAGCCATCTGTTCGTCTCTGGATCACAGTTTCCCCTTTTcagaaataaatatttatagacctggattttaaacatattacactattttctgatctatgttatattgttgtttcctcatcaaaaacacacctggagttgggttttgtttcattcacacatgtttaacaaacaaatcctGCTTATTCAGGGTGAGTCAgggtctcaaacagaaaacacagtgttccaccttctgaatcatagaatcatttgaataaattcatccctggaattgttgatctctactaaacaaaaggttacTGTAGCTGTTacctaccactacatgacatcataaggtggaacagaacatatTGAGCTTTTGAGACTAATGATCAAGGGTTatgcaaacatgtgtaaatgaaacaaaacacaactcctggcatgtttttgatgaggtaacagcattctaacatggcttaaagctcacaggagtcaattttgtgtaatatttgttaGTTAATTCTGAGTAAAGGTTGAAACATGAGTTGAATACCTGTGGTCATGTCACAAAAAGCCATAAAAGGCTCAGACGTGCCTGGATTTATAACGTACACCCCAGACACTCGCTCTCCCTGGTTAAATAGTTCACTGCAGTCTGCTGGCAAACCTATAATGATGATGTTATACTGTATTAGAAAACACTTAAAATGTGGACAGTTATATATTGTATGTCTTACTCATTAACTTGGATCCAGTCTTCTCAGAAAATCGATAAGGAGGAAGTGACAGTACCTCACTGTTGGACATGCTAAAGTTTTTTTCAGTGGTTGCTTGATGCACGTTGGCTGCAACCTGTCAAAAAGTAGCAGACTTAACCTCTTTTGGGGAATACCTGATTATCTGTCATTATCTGACAAATGAAATCTTTAATCTTGAAGGCTTTCTTTCACCAACTTTGTCCTCGAGAATCTTTATCTTGGACCTTTGTTGATTCAGCTGGTGACTTTGTTCCTTCACAGCCTTCAGTAGCTCTGCAATGCTCTGCTCCTGGCTGTAGATAGTCttctgcaaaaagaaaaaaaaacaaaacactaatacaaataataaatgcagaatatttcactttttcattgCTGTCTAATACTGAGTTTTACATATGCCTGGACGATATAAAAAGTTAATTGCATTAATGGAGTTAATATGATTGACTGAGATTCAGGAGTAGGACCACGCctcagcctcctcctgcttctctccaGCGAATCACAGCCCACCTCATCCACACCTATAATTACCCAGAAACCCTATTTATACAAGCCCTTCCCTCCTACCCCATGACTCTTGTTCATCTTTCATTCGTTCTTTGCTGAATTTTCTGGGCTAACAACCTGAGACATAGCCCCCATCTACCCAGCATTCACATCTCTTCATATCATCAACAAATATCTTCATTGTTTACCATTGTGGTCCTTGCTAGTAAATTATATTCTGATTTGGGGCTTTCTGTCTTATGCAGTTCTACCCTCATCCTGCTAAAGGTGCTTTATGTAACCTTCTAGTTATAGGACCAcaaccagcttgtttccatggtgacagttattgctctgcctggaataaTCCACAGTATAGAATTTAAGTTATTtgtcatgcatttattcaattacaagtgtcttaccttgaaaaacatgctttcttactatATGCGGGCTCGCcccaccacagatctgacctttaactttgcCCGGTGGTGTTATCTGCTAGACTACATGCCATAGATTGACAAGATTAGTGCCTTAATCTTGAAAGTaataaggcaaagcaataacatctccatggaaacaagcaggcgagAGACCCTGTAGCTCAACCTAAGGCACCTTTACAATCGTGATCTATATGCTCtaagaaaattattattatgattatgattatgatccTATTTTTATGTGCACAGGTCTATTATTACTCACCCTGAGAGCAGTAATCTCTTCCACTTGTTCGCTTGTGACCAGCCCCTGGGACATGCTGCTCAGCCTCTCCTCCAAACCCTCCACTTTATGTTGCAGACGGCTCTTCTCCTGCAGGATCGTGTCCACTTTGGAGTAAATCTGAACGGACAAATCCTTTATCTCCTCATTGCTGGCCTTCAGCACCACTGTAGTTTTCttcagctcctcttcctcctctttaatCTCACTAGCCAACGCTGAGAGCTGATAGAACGAGCGGTCAAAGATGTTCAGCTTGTTTACAATGTCATTTATCTGTCCCtttgttttttgcacaaatTCCCTCAGACTCTGGCCCAGCTGGAGAAGACCTGTGGCCAGCAGTCGGACCTCATCCAACAAAGCGAAATGGGAGCGAACTTCAACTGTAGGTGAAATTGTATGTTCATCACAGAAGATATGGTTCTGGACGACCAACAAAAACAGTAAGCCTAATGTAATATCTCTCCTCATGTTGATAGTCAGTCATGTAATCCTCATTGACTTTACTCACCTTCCTCCAAAACCTCACTATTTAAACTATGAGTAGAGTCAAATCAATTATTAACTTACCCAGATCAATTCCTTTAAGTAGTTTGTATATAATGATATAATTGTTTCTTCTGAACATatgcaaacattaaaaatacagcTACAAAAAgcatatatactatatattaaTAGTTAGTTAGGATTTTGCCCTTACTTAAAATAAGTAGTGCTAAGGTCATGGTCTGTGGTGTAGTTGTATCCgattttcaaacagaaaagtgGCCTAGTTTTGTATTAGGGCTAAGTTCAGTTCAGTCCAATCAGACATGATCCTCCATCCCAACCTCTCGTAACAACTAGGGTCTAGGTTTGAGTATTTCACATCTTTCTTTCATAATTAGTGTCAACCTTCTTTTAGTAACTTGTCTGATGGATTTTAACATGAAGgactatgtttttttgtttttttaatatacagtaattacaaaaaatatatatatatattagaacaaaacaaaaacatacgagcacacacagacatttaaaaTGTTCTACACACATAACATCCACATTCACCCTCTCCAATATTCTCTCATATGCAGCATTGTCCATCGATCTCTCTGCCCTTATTTTCAATGTAGTGAGTCTCTGCTTCCTTCCACATGTCCAAAATCAGCCTGGCACAAGTCATCAGTGCAGTACTTATCACTCTGGACACTTGAAATACCCTGAGCCATAAAGGCCAATCTGATCTCAGTTCTAGTCTCACTTGTTGCTGGTTGATCCGTGTTCCTTCTTTGAATAACTTTTGATGATGCCAATCACAAGAGCACTGCTCTGATTAGTAATTACTTAGACACAGAAgctcaaaaaatacaatatgaaaacagaattgaaattaaattgatcaaaataagaataaagaataatatttgtagaaaaaaaagttaagttaaTGTCAAATTGGTATAGCCTATAAAGAACCACCTTGAAGTCTAATTACTTTTGGCCAGATAATCATTACACAATCTTACTCAAAAAGATGAGACCTCTAGTATTTGTATTCTCTTCATTCCTTTCTAATGGAAGCCAGAGAGACTGTCCAAACAAGGTCAAGAGCCTGGATTCTCTCTGTTAAATGTTAACTCCACAAAtgagagttttctgtttgatcaACAAATAGAGTCCACCAGCCAGTCTATATCGAGGCATGGACAATATCTACATGCATAATCAGTTTTCACTGCAGAAAGGGCAAAGGGGAAACTAAGGGCAAAGAGAGTCCAGTCGGAGATTCTGTGATGAAAAGAGGTACTAAAATAGAACATAATGAGGTTTTAATGTGCTTGGATGTTGTCAGACTAGTGCTAATCCTAATATTAGGCCTGGGATACTGCTGATGCCACTTTTGGCCTTTCAACTCATTAAGCAACAACTCAAACTCAATACatatcatgtattttttttaatcaacaaaaCATTCTGTAGTCAACATGTTTTGACATAGTTTTGTTTTCAGGCTTTTTAAAGAATTGAACAATTTACTtgacagaggatgcagagaaaaagagtgaaagagggtGAAGAACAACATGGACCAAACTGACCCAAGCAGGACTCAGGCCTCTCTGGTACATGCACAAAGCTCCAGAAAGTCTGTCTTTCTGTTTAGTTAATACATTTATATGTTTTGACATGTACAGTGCCTCAAAAgattaatagtaataatagggCACCGAAGGCATTGAAGGTTTATAGCTTGTTCATTCACTCCAAACCTGCttcttctgtagccacagcctCCCTGGGGTGGACTGAACAAAGTTAGGCGGCTAATCTGCGCTATCAGCCCCTCTAACCACCACCAATCGCTCTTACCATCGATACCAGGAAAGGTTTCCTAAGGACATAAAGAAGGGACACATTGGTCCAAGTAGGAATCAATTCTCCAACTTTTGAATTGATGGAAGAAATGTTCTAACCACTGATCCACTGCTGCCCCATTTGTTGGCAAATCACTGATAATTAAG is a genomic window containing:
- the LOC117384893 gene encoding angiopoietin-related protein 3-like, with amino-acid sequence MRRDITLGLLFLLVVQNHIFCDEHTISPTVEVRSHFALLDEVRLLATGLLQLGQSLREFVQKTKGQINDIVNKLNIFDRSFYQLSALASEIKEEEEELKKTTVVLKASNEEIKDLSVQIYSKVDTILQEKSRLQHKVEGLEERLSSMSQGLVTSEQVEEITALRKTIYSQEQSIAELLKAVKEQSHQLNQQRSKIKILEDKVAANVHQATTEKNFSMSNSEVLSLPPYRFSEKTGSKLMSLPADCSELFNQGERVSGVYVINPGTSEPFMAFCDMTTGETVIQRRTDGSINFDQNWEKYESGFGDLQGEFWLGLSRIHSLSVQGNSVLHIHLEECKQLRRVFEYRFALEGPQSNYTIHLSPLSHDLPDVMGNQTNTTFSTKDRDNGKQHHHNCIQDTGGWWFHPCGGTNLNGKYFKSRRRPGQKRGIQWRAGRRGSSSLKFTQMSVGRLQLSPHL